The genomic stretch ATATGCTTGGTTCCTCTTTCACGCAGCGCACAGTTCATGAAATAACCCAACATTTCCCCTATATTATTGCAGTTACCCTATCAACAGTTTTAGGAAGTTTGTTACTCGGGCTTATCATTGTAAATAAAACAAACATAAAGCTAATAGACGGCTTATTCGGGAGTGTGCCAGGGGGATTATCTCAAGTTGCTATTCTAAGTGAAGAGACAACAGAAGTAGATACTGGAACAATTGTGTTTATGCAAACAATTCGTGTGATCCTAGTCATCTTGTTAATCCCTTTTCTTACAATGTATTTTATTAAACCAGAAGCCTCGCTGAATAGTCCGGCACCTGAAGTTGGTACAGAAGCTGTTGCTTATCCTACCTTGTTCGGTCTGTTGTTACTTGCGATCATTGGAGCGTTTTTAGGGAAGAAATTAAAGCTTCCGGCTACATTTTTAACTGGCCCATTGCTTATCATCGCACTATTTTCGATAACAGCAGTGGAGGTACCTGCTCTTCCGCCTTCTTTCATGGTGGTTTCTCAATACTTTTTGGGTATTTACCTTGGTCTGTATTTGAAAAAAGAAATGCGCAGTAACATCCGGAGAATCGGGTTATATTCAATTTTTACAAGTATTCTCTTGGTGTTTTTTTCTTTTTTACTAGCGATTCTTTTAACAAAAATAACGTCTATTAACCTGGCAACGGCATTTCTCAGTACGGCTCCAGGAGGACTAGCTGAAATGGGCGTTACGGCAACAATTGTTGATGCTGACCTTGCGATGATTAGCGGCTATCAACTTTTTCGAATCTTTTTTATTATGTTTATCGCACTGCCATTGTTGCAATGGTGGATTAGAAGAAAGGTTCGATTGAATCAATAAAAATTTCTCTAGCCTTATATGGAAAATCAACAGAAGCTTTGACGAAAATTGATTCTCCTACATATAAAGAACAATGAACGCAAATTCGATGATAACGTTTGTAGGATAAGCATCATTGAACATTATGACAAGAGGAGGAATCAACCAGGATGAATGCTTTTCAAATGATCACTTTTATTAAAGAACTTGAACGATTGAAGGATACGACTCGGACGGCATACATGAGAAGCGGTAGACGAGAGAGTGTGGCAGAACATTCCTGGCGCCTCGCGATGTTTGCTTTGGCCTTAAGTGATGAATTTCCTGAGCTCGATCACTTTCGTGTTTTATGTATGTGTCTGGTGCACGATCTTGGGGAAGCGTATGACGGTGATATTTCTGCAACGATTCAGGTAAACCAGCAAGAAAAGATTCGAAAAGAGGAGGAGGCTGTGCAACGTCTCACCTCGGCTCTTGGTAGAAAACAGAGTGGCGCTATTCTTTCGCTATGTCAGGAATATAATCGTGGCGAAACGAAAGAATCTCAGTTTGTAAAAGCGCTAGATAAAATGGAGACGATCATTCAGCATACTCAAGGAACGAATCCACCTGGTTTTGATTATGAGTTTAATCTTACTTATGGGAAAGAGTATGCAGAATATGATGAAATGACAAAGGCAATTCGTGATGAAATTGATAAAGAAACGGTAAAAAAAATAAATGAAAATGCGTAAAAGGTAAGGTGTAAGAAGGTGGAAATTAGATTGATTCGACATGGGAAATCCGCGTGTGATTTTTCAAAACGGATATCGAGTTGGGATTATCGAGAATGGGTAATCAAATACGGAGAAGCAGGGATCTGCGATGAAGCACCTGCAAACGTACAACGGGCATTAAAGGACGCTTCCATCGTATTTACAAGTGATTTCAAACGCGCTATCGACTCAGCACAATCATCGGTTGCGATCCAAAGCGATTCGATCTATCGGGAACTCGAACTTCCTTATTACCATGTTAAGTTGCTCAAGCTAAATCCTCGTGTATGGACAGTTTTCTACCGATTTCTCTGGCTGATAGGATTTTCCAAGAAAGTAGAGAACAAAACACGAGCCACGAAGCGGGCAAAAACGGCGGCTCAGAAATTAGAAGATAGCGCACGAAAGCACGGTACCGTCATTTTAGTGGGACATGGCTTTTTTAACCGCTATATTGGAAATGTTTTAACAAAACGTGGCTGGACATTAGAAGGGAACAAAGGGACAGCAAACTGGACAATCCATACGTATACCAAATGAAATAAACAGATGGGGTTGTTTCACCTCAAGGTGGTAAACGAATGAGACATAAGACGGTTCCTTTCCAAAAAAAATAATCGAGTGATTTTCCTTCAATCCTTATTATGCTGAAATATTTTTAGGCATGCGGTGGAAAACAGAATTATTTAATAGAGGTCTTACATCATGATGGTGGCATACGAAGTCATTCTCCAGTGAGAGCGTTTACGTAATTTCTTCTTCAGTTAAGTAAAGTGATTTGTTAACAATGCACATGTGGGACGAACTTTGCTTTTACTAAAAAGAGATTCAAGAAATCAGATTTAGGAACAACGTCGATGTTATCCCAGCAAAGCATAAAGGAAGAAGATGGGGGAGGTTTAGCTGAACGCTTGAGGAAGTAAGGGGTTGTCAAAAATAAAAAAGTAGGTAAAATGGACGCAAGGTTAAAGAAATGGCGTGTTTGGCATCATAGAAAAACATGCCAAACATATCATGGAAGTATAGAAACAAACTGTTCCACAGAGGAACCATTACATGCTTAGAAAGGGGAAAAAATCATGAATCGTTCAGTGGTCTGTCCATGTGAGGGTGTTATTGAGAAGATCTTTGTTCATCATTCATCCCGCGTTTATGAGTGGGAGCCAATGTTTGTCATCCGAAACGGGCAGGGCAATACCGAGAAAATTACGCTTGGAGTAAGCGGAGAAATTTCTGAACTTCATGTGAAAGAGAATGATCGTGTGACAGGCGGATACATTCTTGCGTCAATGAAAGAAGATGACTTTGTAACAGGAAGCGATTAATAATCGGTCTTTGCCGAACACATTTATAAATAAGATTGACACGAACTGGTGCAAGCATGACGGGCTACCGTAGTGCTTGTGCCTCTTTTATTTTGTGAGTTAAACCTTTCTCTCTTTTTGTTTACAAAAGTTTCTTGTCAGATTCTAACGAATATGTCTTGCAGGATCCATTGATTTTTAGTAAAGTACACATATATTACACCTGAGATGGACAAATGTTTTTGTATGGAGGACACTATGAAGAAAATTGGACTATTGCCACGTATTCTTATTGCTATTGCCCTTGGTATTGTTATTGGGGCTTATCTTCCTGAAGCGGTTGTACGTATTTTCGCGACGTTTAATGGGATTTTCGGAAACTTTCTTGGTTTTGCGATTCCATTAATTATTATTGGCTTTATTGCACCTGGAATAGGTGAAATTGGGAAAGGCGCGGGAAAGTTGATCGGGATCACAACTACGGTTGCCTACCTTTCTACTTTTTTGGCTGGCTTGCTCGCCTTCTTCGCTGCACGAAATCTTTATCCCCTCTTTCTTGAAACGGGTGGAGCTGCATCAGACATGGCTAACCCTGAAGAGTCATTGTTAAAACCTTTTTTCGAAGTTGAAATTCCGCCTATTATGGGTGTGATGACAGCGCTCGTACTGGCGTTTACACTAGGACTTGGAATGGCTGCCATGAAGGGAAAGATGTTAAAAGGCGTTATGGTTGAGTTTCGAACCATTATTGAGAAAGTGATTCGTTTTGTCATCATTCCATTATTACCGCTTCATATTCTTGGTATTTTTGCTAACATGACGAGTGCTGGACAAGTTCAGACAATCTTAAGCGTATTTGCAAAAGTGTTTGTCATGATCATACTTCTTCATCTGACAATGCTTTTGATCCAATATAGTGTGACAGGTGCTGCTACGTCACGTAATCCGTTGAAGCTTCTTAAAGGGATGATGCCAGCGTACTTTACAGCGCTTGGTACTCAGTCTTCTGCGTCTACTATTCCTGTAACATTAAGGCAAACGAAAAAGAACGGTGTACGTGAGAAAATAGCTGACTTCAGCGTTCCACTTCTTGCAACGATTCACCTTTCAGGAAGTACAATTACAATCGTTTCTTGTGCGATGGCAGTGATGATGTTGAATGGACAAGATCCAACGTTTGCATCAATTATTCCATTTATTCTTATGTTAGGGGTAACGATGATTGCTGCACCAGGCGTACCGGGCGGTGCTGTCATGGCGGCGATCGGATTGCTTGAGACAATGCTCGGATTTGATCCAACAATGGTATCGCTTATGATCGCGTTATATCTTGCACAGGATAGCTTCGGTACAGCTTGTAATGTGACAGGTGATGGTGCTCTGTCAGGCCTCGTTGATCGATTAACGAGAGAGAAAGCACCAGTAAAAAGTACGGTTAAAGCTGGATAAAGAACTGGACAGGCACTCGCCTGTCCTTTTTGTATGTATGCAAAGCGCTCTCCTCTTTATTCTCCGATGGAAAAAGGGTTTCATACGCTTATTCTCGAATTGATTGGAGTTGAGGAGGAGAGATCGATGAATAACACAATTTTAAACCAGAACAAACAAAGCTGGGACAAAGTAGCGCATCATTTTAATGGAATTGATGCGCTACCTCACTATGGTCCTTATGCACAAACAGAGGAAGAGCTTCATTTATTTGATGAAGTGGCAAATGCGAAAGTACTCGAGATTGGCTATGGTAGTGGCCATTCACTTCGGTATATGGCTAAAAGAGGAGCTGCTGAACTTTGGGGAATTGATTTGTCTGAAGAACAAAGAAGAACGGCAGAAAGTACGCTAGCCGGTTTGTCAGCTAAGTTATTTTGTGCACCGATGGAACAAGAGATCGATTTACCAAAAAACTATTTTGATCACGTTTTTTCGATCTATGCGATTGGCTGGACAACGGATTTAACGCGTACGTTTGAGCTTGTTTATTCCTATTTAAAAAAGGGAGGAAGTTTTATTTTTAGCTGGGATCATCCTCTTTATGTTCATGTAACGAGTGAGAATGGTGAGATTTCGTTGAACGGTTCTTATCAGCAGGAAGGCCTGCATACGTTTGAAGATTTTAAAGGGGAAGGCGTTCGGATGACGATCCATAAGCGGAAAATGGCCACGTATATCAATAAGTTAATTCAGGCTGGTTTTGCCATTCAAGAGGTCATTGAAAGTGATGTTTCAAATCTGTATAACGAAGAGGAGGAGGCTATCTCTGACCGTTATTATTCTCTTTATAAAGCGAGAAAGTTTCCAACTACGATGATTATCAAGGCGGTGAAAGAATGAATTGAAAAGAATAATTTGGAGGAAAACGGAACTTTCATGATTTTAGATCGTAACTTTAAAAGAGTGTCAGTTAATCTTTTAAGGAAGTGATCCGATTTGATCGTTAAATTTCTCGCAAGCTTTAGCTTTCTAGTTATGGCTGTTCTGTTTGCTGGGGTACTGAGCAAGGTTTCTTCGGTTGTTGAAACACGCTTTTTAAGTAAGCTAAGTACTCGAGAACAGAGAATCTTTTTAATAGGAGGGACGGTTTTTTTAGAATCTTGCCTTGTCATGCTACTAGCTAAAGCAAGTGAATGGTCTTACATCGATTCTTTGTTTGTTGCGAGTCTATTATTATTAGCGCTTATCTGGTTACCTGCTTACTTTAGACCCTATCAGGAGAATGCCAGTCGAACTATTGGTAGATTTCATAGAGGACTTCACTCAGGTGAAATCGATATACATAAGAGTGGATCGCGGCACCCTTTTTTTATCGGGACGTTGATTTTTTGTACAGTGGGATTACTTACTGTTTTTGCATACTATTTTTCGTATGTAACGTAAAAGTGAATTGAGTCAATGAGGAGTTGATCATTGTTGAAATATTCCCTATGCATTGGAGCCTACCCAGGTGAGGATGTGATTACTCACCTGGAAAAAGTGAAGGATCATGGATTTCATGGGCTAGAATATTATGATTGGACGGAATTAAATCTGGAGGAAGTGGCTAAGGCCGAGAGGCGAATTGGCGTTGGAATTACGGCAACTTGTACGCGTTTTTTTAATTTAGTTAATCCGAAACTGCGAGAATCGTATCTTCAAGGATTATCAGAAACGATTGAAGCGTGTAAAAAACTTGGAACGCCGTCGATCATTACCCAAACGGGGAACGTGATGGTCGATACGCCCATTAGCATACAGCAAGAAGCGATGGTTGAAACACTTAAAAGAAGTGCGGAACTATGTGAAAAGGCTGATGTTGTCCTTGAAGTTGAACCGTTAAATGGGCTTGTTGATCATGAAGGTCATTTTCTACAATATTCGGATCAGGCAGTGTCGATTGTCGATCAAGTGGATAGTCCACATGTAAAACTATTATTTGACGTATATCATCAGCAAATTACGGAAGGAAATGTTACCCGTAACGCAACAAATTATTGTAACCGAATCAATCATTATCATATTGCTGATAATCCTGGACGTCATGAGCCGGGTACAGGTGAGTTGAATTTTGGGAACATCTTAAAAGCGATTAAGAAGACAGGCTTTGAGGGGTTTATTGGGCTCGAGTGCAACTACACAATTCCAA from Bacillus sp. Cs-700 encodes the following:
- a CDS encoding HD domain-containing protein; this encodes MNAFQMITFIKELERLKDTTRTAYMRSGRRESVAEHSWRLAMFALALSDEFPELDHFRVLCMCLVHDLGEAYDGDISATIQVNQQEKIRKEEEAVQRLTSALGRKQSGAILSLCQEYNRGETKESQFVKALDKMETIIQHTQGTNPPGFDYEFNLTYGKEYAEYDEMTKAIRDEIDKETVKKINENA
- a CDS encoding class I SAM-dependent methyltransferase → MNNTILNQNKQSWDKVAHHFNGIDALPHYGPYAQTEEELHLFDEVANAKVLEIGYGSGHSLRYMAKRGAAELWGIDLSEEQRRTAESTLAGLSAKLFCAPMEQEIDLPKNYFDHVFSIYAIGWTTDLTRTFELVYSYLKKGGSFIFSWDHPLYVHVTSENGEISLNGSYQQEGLHTFEDFKGEGVRMTIHKRKMATYINKLIQAGFAIQEVIESDVSNLYNEEEEAISDRYYSLYKARKFPTTMIIKAVKE
- a CDS encoding biotin/lipoyl-binding protein codes for the protein MNRSVVCPCEGVIEKIFVHHSSRVYEWEPMFVIRNGQGNTEKITLGVSGEISELHVKENDRVTGGYILASMKEDDFVTGSD
- a CDS encoding AbrB family transcriptional regulator, whose translation is MQLFLSNKSSAFIETMAIGLLGSLLFHFLHAPLPWMLGPLTGVTIWHFSTGRTLYWPTPLRNIALLLIGYMLGSSFTQRTVHEITQHFPYIIAVTLSTVLGSLLLGLIIVNKTNIKLIDGLFGSVPGGLSQVAILSEETTEVDTGTIVFMQTIRVILVILLIPFLTMYFIKPEASLNSPAPEVGTEAVAYPTLFGLLLLAIIGAFLGKKLKLPATFLTGPLLIIALFSITAVEVPALPPSFMVVSQYFLGIYLGLYLKKEMRSNIRRIGLYSIFTSILLVFFSFLLAILLTKITSINLATAFLSTAPGGLAEMGVTATIVDADLAMISGYQLFRIFFIMFIALPLLQWWIRRKVRLNQ
- a CDS encoding histidine phosphatase family protein, translating into MEIRLIRHGKSACDFSKRISSWDYREWVIKYGEAGICDEAPANVQRALKDASIVFTSDFKRAIDSAQSSVAIQSDSIYRELELPYYHVKLLKLNPRVWTVFYRFLWLIGFSKKVENKTRATKRAKTAAQKLEDSARKHGTVILVGHGFFNRYIGNVLTKRGWTLEGNKGTANWTIHTYTK
- a CDS encoding dicarboxylate/amino acid:cation symporter, which gives rise to MKKIGLLPRILIAIALGIVIGAYLPEAVVRIFATFNGIFGNFLGFAIPLIIIGFIAPGIGEIGKGAGKLIGITTTVAYLSTFLAGLLAFFAARNLYPLFLETGGAASDMANPEESLLKPFFEVEIPPIMGVMTALVLAFTLGLGMAAMKGKMLKGVMVEFRTIIEKVIRFVIIPLLPLHILGIFANMTSAGQVQTILSVFAKVFVMIILLHLTMLLIQYSVTGAATSRNPLKLLKGMMPAYFTALGTQSSASTIPVTLRQTKKNGVREKIADFSVPLLATIHLSGSTITIVSCAMAVMMLNGQDPTFASIIPFILMLGVTMIAAPGVPGGAVMAAIGLLETMLGFDPTMVSLMIALYLAQDSFGTACNVTGDGALSGLVDRLTREKAPVKSTVKAG
- a CDS encoding TIM barrel protein is translated as MLKYSLCIGAYPGEDVITHLEKVKDHGFHGLEYYDWTELNLEEVAKAERRIGVGITATCTRFFNLVNPKLRESYLQGLSETIEACKKLGTPSIITQTGNVMVDTPISIQQEAMVETLKRSAELCEKADVVLEVEPLNGLVDHEGHFLQYSDQAVSIVDQVDSPHVKLLFDVYHQQITEGNVTRNATNYCNRINHYHIADNPGRHEPGTGELNFGNILKAIKKTGFEGFIGLECNYTIPTDQAIDSFKKTILQSVE